In Kiritimatiellia bacterium, one genomic interval encodes:
- a CDS encoding ATP-binding protein, whose amino-acid sequence MKAEFLDKLIERFDKLDPQDLQVQFMRLWQEKGLLETVFNVLRDGIIVLDQRGCIAYANNTAALMLGFTMEKACRQPISSYLKEVEWERALNPEGAEWSKLISRELEITYPEKRFLNLYIMPISLDKGQTRGAVVILRDITTEREKEIKVLMSERLNALTFLAAGVAHEIGNPLNSLHIHLQLLERELKRSPERKQDNMRELVKVAGGEVERLNMIVTQFLKAIRPAAPHRQLWKIDEVLRETVAFMKHEIENRDVIVDVKMPEPVPAISIDRHQIKQAFFNIIKNALQAMASGGFLTITLFSNDRQVGVSFKDNGEGMSAEQAGRLFKPNWPGDRGRGGGLGLLIVQRIIRNHGGEIEVYSQPKSGTTFTIYLPLDERRVRLLKAPRKRRGAPSNSSRQGKNE is encoded by the coding sequence ATGAAGGCTGAATTTTTAGATAAACTGATAGAAAGGTTTGACAAGCTTGATCCGCAGGACCTGCAGGTTCAATTCATGCGTTTGTGGCAGGAAAAAGGGCTTTTGGAAACGGTTTTTAACGTGTTACGGGACGGCATTATCGTGCTGGATCAGCGCGGTTGTATTGCCTATGCCAATAACACGGCCGCGCTCATGCTGGGTTTTACGATGGAAAAGGCCTGCCGCCAGCCTATTTCCAGCTATTTAAAGGAGGTTGAATGGGAACGCGCCCTTAATCCTGAAGGAGCGGAGTGGTCAAAACTGATCAGCCGCGAGCTGGAAATCACCTATCCAGAAAAACGTTTTCTCAATCTATACATCATGCCTATTTCCCTTGATAAAGGCCAGACGCGGGGCGCCGTAGTGATTCTCCGCGATATAACCACGGAACGCGAGAAAGAAATCAAAGTTTTGATGTCCGAGCGCCTGAACGCTCTGACCTTTCTGGCAGCCGGCGTGGCCCATGAAATCGGCAATCCGCTCAATTCGCTCCATATTCACCTGCAATTGCTGGAACGGGAACTGAAGCGTTCTCCGGAAAGGAAGCAGGACAACATGCGGGAGCTGGTCAAGGTGGCCGGCGGCGAGGTTGAGCGTTTAAACATGATCGTTACCCAGTTTCTCAAGGCGATCCGGCCGGCGGCGCCCCACCGGCAATTATGGAAAATAGACGAAGTTCTCAGGGAAACCGTCGCCTTTATGAAACATGAAATAGAAAACCGAGATGTCATCGTGGACGTCAAGATGCCCGAGCCGGTCCCCGCCATTTCAATTGACCGCCATCAGATCAAACAGGCCTTTTTCAATATCATTAAAAACGCCCTGCAGGCCATGGCCAGCGGCGGGTTCCTGACAATAACCCTCTTCAGCAACGACCGCCAGGTGGGCGTTTCCTTCAAAGACAACGGCGAGGGCATGTCCGCGGAACAGGCCGGCCGCCTCTTCAAACCGAATTGGCCGGGGGACCGGGGCCGCGGCGGCGGGCTGGGGCTTCTCATCGTCCAGCGGATTATCCGGAACCACGGCGGAGAAATAGAAGTCTACAGTCAGCCGAAATCCGGCACAACTTTTACAATTTATCTGCCGCTGGACGAGCGGCGGGTGCGCCTGCTCAAGGCGCCGCGCAAACGGCGCGGCGCGCCTTCAAACTCTTCCCGGCAAGGAAAAAACGAGTGA
- a CDS encoding sigma-54 dependent transcriptional regulator, with protein sequence MSKKPVILIVEDEKNAREGLERTLTGKYRTLQADNGEKALQLLAGSQVDILLTDLRMPGMDGLALVRRALAHESRPVCIVLTAYGSIESAVEAMKVGAYDFLTKPLNLDQLELVIARALRSRQLENENRSLRTQLDKRYGLEAIIGRTPAMDELFKLIRQVAPSRATALIQGESGTGKELVAHAIHNLSPRARGPFIAVHCAALPQSLLESELFGHEKGAFTGASERRRGRFEMAEAGTLFLDEISEIAPAIQVKLLRVLEEWKFERVGGQETLEADIRLVTATNNDLQKLVQEGKFRNDLFYRLNVVTIILPPLRERRDDIPLLARHFLHDFSLENNRKIEDISSDAVDALVAYDWPGNVRELRNVIERMVVLGRGPKLTLRDLPASVRADKRFSAPQPAAPAAPLAASSIREANRRMIMAALEAAGGNRTLAAQRLGINRRTLHRKLREFGVENKIRAPAELTTGTAAPEKF encoded by the coding sequence GTGAGTAAAAAACCAGTCATTCTGATTGTTGAAGACGAAAAGAATGCGCGCGAAGGGCTGGAGCGAACGCTGACGGGCAAATATCGGACTCTCCAGGCCGACAACGGCGAAAAGGCCCTGCAGTTGCTTGCCGGCAGCCAGGTGGATATACTACTGACCGACCTGCGCATGCCGGGCATGGACGGCCTGGCGCTGGTCCGGCGCGCCCTCGCCCATGAATCGCGGCCGGTCTGCATTGTCCTCACCGCATACGGCAGCATTGAATCAGCCGTGGAAGCGATGAAAGTCGGCGCTTATGATTTTCTGACCAAACCCCTGAATCTGGATCAGCTGGAGCTCGTGATCGCCCGCGCCCTGCGTTCGCGCCAGCTTGAAAATGAAAACCGGAGTTTGCGCACCCAGCTTGACAAAAGATACGGACTGGAGGCGATTATCGGCCGGACGCCGGCGATGGACGAATTATTCAAATTAATAAGACAGGTCGCTCCCTCGCGGGCCACGGCGCTGATTCAGGGCGAAAGCGGCACCGGCAAGGAACTGGTGGCGCATGCCATTCATAACCTGAGTCCGCGCGCGCGCGGGCCGTTTATTGCGGTCCATTGCGCCGCGCTCCCTCAGAGTCTGCTGGAAAGCGAGCTTTTCGGCCATGAAAAAGGGGCTTTTACCGGCGCCTCGGAACGGCGGCGCGGGCGGTTTGAGATGGCGGAAGCCGGCACTCTTTTCCTGGATGAAATCTCGGAGATCGCGCCGGCGATCCAGGTCAAGCTGCTGCGCGTGCTTGAGGAGTGGAAATTTGAAAGAGTCGGCGGCCAGGAAACCCTGGAGGCCGATATCCGGCTGGTTACGGCCACCAATAACGACCTGCAGAAACTCGTGCAGGAGGGTAAATTCAGAAACGACCTTTTTTACAGGCTGAACGTGGTAACAATCATCCTGCCGCCGCTCCGGGAACGGCGGGATGACATCCCCTTGCTGGCCAGACATTTTCTCCATGATTTTTCTCTGGAAAACAACCGCAAAATTGAGGATATCAGTTCGGACGCCGTGGATGCCCTGGTTGCTTATGACTGGCCCGGGAACGTGCGCGAATTAAGGAACGTTATTGAGCGAATGGTGGTCCTCGGCCGGGGCCCAAAACTGACTTTGCGCGACCTGCCGGCTTCCGTGCGCGCGGACAAACGGTTTTCCGCGCCTCAGCCGGCTGCGCCGGCGGCCCCGCTTGCGGCGAGCTCAATCCGCGAGGCCAACCGCAGGATGATCATGGCGGCGCTGGAGGCCGCCGGCGGCAACCGCACGCTGGCCGCCCAAAGGCTCGGCATCAACCGCCGCACGCTGCACCGCAAACTGCGCGAGTTCGGCGTTGAAAATAAGATACGCGCGCCGGCGGAATTAACAACGGGAACGGCCGCCCCGGAAAAGTTTTAA
- the surE gene encoding 5'/3'-nucleotidase SurE translates to MSPEILVSNDDGFHAPGLTALYRAAAGLGKAIVVAPAAEQSGVGHAITVFNPLKVRKHKFDGKHAGYSVNGTPADCVKIACGVLLRRRPALVVSGVNLGPNVGISVIYSGTVSAAAEGAILGVPSMAVSLDTFKNPRWDTAARIARLLAGEIMRRGLPPATMLNVNIPNLPLKKIKGLAITRMGRSRFAEVFHRRIMPRGGDYYWLDGVLEPQENLQGTDIQAVKQGYVSITPVTFDLTNRAVLPELAKWDLKLFRGGRSRC, encoded by the coding sequence ATGAGCCCTGAAATTCTTGTCAGCAACGACGACGGCTTTCATGCCCCCGGCCTGACCGCCCTGTACCGGGCGGCGGCCGGTCTCGGGAAAGCGATTGTGGTGGCCCCCGCCGCGGAACAGAGCGGGGTGGGACACGCCATCACCGTTTTCAACCCGCTTAAAGTCAGGAAACACAAATTTGACGGAAAGCACGCGGGCTATTCCGTTAACGGGACGCCGGCCGACTGTGTCAAAATCGCCTGCGGGGTTCTGCTCCGGAGGCGGCCCGCCCTCGTGGTCAGCGGCGTCAACCTCGGCCCGAACGTCGGCATCAGCGTGATTTATTCCGGCACGGTTTCCGCGGCGGCGGAGGGCGCCATCCTCGGCGTTCCCAGCATGGCGGTTTCGCTGGACACGTTTAAAAATCCCCGCTGGGACACGGCCGCGCGCATTGCCCGGCTATTGGCCGGTGAAATTATGCGGAGAGGCCTGCCGCCGGCCACCATGCTCAACGTGAACATTCCCAACCTTCCCTTGAAAAAAATAAAGGGGCTGGCCATAACGCGGATGGGCCGTTCGCGTTTTGCGGAAGTGTTTCACCGCCGGATTATGCCGCGCGGCGGCGATTATTACTGGCTGGACGGCGTGCTGGAACCGCAGGAAAATTTGCAAGGCACCGATATCCAGGCGGTCAAGCAAGGCTATGTTTCCATAACGCCGGTTACCTTTGACCTTACAAACCGCGCCGTCCTGCCGGAATTGGCAAAATGGGATTTAAAACTTTTCCGGGGCGGCCGTTCCCGTTGTTAA
- a CDS encoding TatD family hydrolase has translation MLVDTHVHFDGLLETDAPVAFIERALARGVKKMIAVGGSARGNEIALQTAAERPENVRAAVGFDRSQALGAPDLAGFARMLENRMAAAVGETGLDFHAPVPPREAQKELFRLMLQKARERVLPVIIHNREADREILEILEEHVRLWKGPADKIGVCHCFTGTETSARRFLSLGFYISFSGILTFRARHSAALAEAARVVPDNRLLIETDAPFLAPEPLRGRVNEPANVRYVARALADIRGKTLESVAAVTTKNAENLFWDKK, from the coding sequence ATGCTGGTTGATACCCATGTCCATTTTGACGGCTTGCTGGAGACGGACGCTCCGGTTGCGTTCATTGAACGCGCCCTGGCCCGCGGGGTGAAGAAAATGATTGCCGTGGGCGGTTCCGCCCGCGGCAATGAGATTGCCCTGCAAACCGCCGCGGAGCGCCCGGAAAACGTGCGCGCCGCGGTTGGTTTTGACCGCAGCCAGGCGCTCGGCGCGCCGGACCTGGCGGGGTTTGCCCGAATGCTGGAAAACAGGATGGCGGCGGCCGTCGGAGAAACGGGGCTTGATTTTCATGCGCCGGTTCCGCCGCGCGAAGCCCAAAAAGAGCTTTTCAGACTGATGCTGCAAAAAGCCCGGGAGCGCGTTTTGCCGGTGATAATCCACAACCGCGAGGCCGACCGTGAAATTCTTGAAATTTTGGAGGAACATGTCCGCCTCTGGAAGGGGCCGGCCGACAAAATCGGCGTCTGCCACTGCTTTACCGGAACGGAGACGTCCGCCCGGCGTTTTCTGAGCCTCGGGTTTTATATAAGTTTCAGCGGTATCCTGACTTTTCGCGCCCGGCATTCCGCCGCGCTGGCTGAAGCGGCCCGCGTGGTTCCGGATAACCGTCTCTTGATTGAAACCGACGCGCCTTTTCTCGCGCCGGAGCCTCTGCGCGGCCGGGTCAATGAGCCCGCCAACGTGCGTTACGTGGCCCGGGCCCTGGCGGATATCAGGGGAAAAACGCTTGAATCCGTCGCCGCCGTCACGACAAAAAACGCTGAAAATCTTTTCTGGGATAAAAAATAA